A region of uncultured Draconibacterium sp. DNA encodes the following proteins:
- a CDS encoding glycosyl hydrolase, with translation MLVVLTGYSNPKYNGRRVSPEVKNILIYLKSVNGKQMLSGQEEANSNGLTTEMDYIKNITGKLPAVRGFDVRTDVPDPTGEAIKSWKERHQLITFSWHMGAPPLEDSYPNSKEPVSINEVLKPGTPENEIFISKLNAMAERLAILKENKVPVLWRPFHEMNGSWFWWGPKKGTGNDGAQFVKLWQFMFDYFYHDKKLDNLIWVWGGSYEADASFYPGEKYVDIVGTDTYHHLDHKRWAKEFKILKTIAPGKLVALTENDRIPYPEEADKLNTNWIWFLTWHTQWLRENSTEDLIKIYKHPAVVTADEMPDLSK, from the coding sequence ATGTTGGTTGTGTTAACTGGATATTCTAATCCAAAATATAACGGAAGGAGGGTAAGCCCTGAAGTAAAAAATATTTTGATTTATTTAAAATCTGTAAATGGGAAACAAATGCTGTCGGGGCAAGAGGAAGCTAATTCCAACGGGCTTACTACTGAAATGGATTATATAAAAAATATAACAGGTAAGTTGCCGGCTGTCAGAGGTTTTGATGTAAGAACAGATGTTCCTGATCCAACAGGCGAAGCAATTAAATCGTGGAAAGAAAGGCATCAGCTAATCACTTTTAGCTGGCATATGGGTGCACCGCCATTGGAAGATTCGTATCCAAATTCAAAAGAACCGGTAAGTATTAACGAAGTTTTAAAGCCCGGAACACCTGAAAATGAAATATTTATCTCAAAACTTAATGCCATGGCCGAAAGACTGGCCATCTTGAAGGAGAACAAAGTTCCGGTTTTATGGCGTCCCTTTCACGAAATGAATGGATCCTGGTTTTGGTGGGGACCTAAAAAAGGCACGGGAAACGACGGAGCTCAATTTGTAAAATTGTGGCAGTTTATGTTTGATTATTTCTACCACGATAAAAAACTTGATAATCTTATATGGGTATGGGGTGGTTCCTACGAAGCAGATGCTTCGTTTTATCCGGGTGAAAAATACGTTGATATTGTTGGAACTGACACTTATCATCATCTGGATCATAAACGTTGGGCAAAAGAATTTAAAATATTAAAAACAATTGCTCCAGGTAAACTTGTTGCTCTTACTGAGAATGATCGAATTCCTTATCCAGAAGAAGCAGATAAATTGAATACAAATTGGATCTGGTTTTTAACCTGGCATACACAATGGCTCCGTGAAAATTCAACTGAAGATCTGATTAAAATCTATAAACATCCCGCAGTTGTGACCGCTGATGAAATGCCTGATTTATCAAAATAG
- a CDS encoding DUF5696 domain-containing protein, translating into MKYFKFILIILCFESYLAVSQPVIENEKLKVEVNEKGAIQFFDKINKVYWGSELPGWIEFIVQNKKEKLPLQNAEITKEKNANSIVVSFNNTKEPVFEMVVRISLNENYLDIEIEKLNTSYPLNSIEYPAHILSVESGNEEGYIVAPHLQGILIPSRYDAGFMRYGQNIWNTIADIEQWWTFESGNLNMPWFGASKEKSSVMVYVQTSSDCMLHLIGNKLIRENGQATIDREGKTPGIRMSSQSPVWLASKQQFSYPRKMRIELVDNGYVGMAKRYKQYAKESGRFVTLKEKIQKNLEYEKIIGAPDIKVYCYTNRLNNPKLKAWSEPVLNGYEKVNTTFAQVAEMSNDLKRLGIEKCMFLLGGWNRMGYDREHVDMWPPAEKAGGTEGLKSAAETVTGNGYLFALHDNYDDFYPDAPTFDERYILRDADGSMHQGGIWDGGKCYITCSSQREELLNRNMDLVQKDIPLNAYYFDVITNTSHYECFDDRHPMTRSEDLKYRLKLLQNITDRGLLIGGERGTDWAISSLAFCEGLSGGGTGYHYGVAYRTGLTIPLFYLVYHECVVGYWQHGTPCGREDHANHVLLDLLCAEPSSWSIEYAQWNDLKPLIKDTYALLSPLHQNTAHSAMINHEVLSDDFMVQKSEFENGTKVWVNYGITTFKTDQFEILPKGFRIEVKNQPVVKGAFYRNYTLHQ; encoded by the coding sequence ATGAAATATTTCAAATTTATACTAATCATTCTTTGTTTTGAAAGTTATTTGGCAGTTTCACAACCTGTTATTGAAAATGAGAAATTAAAAGTTGAGGTGAATGAAAAAGGTGCCATTCAGTTTTTCGATAAAATAAATAAGGTATACTGGGGGAGCGAACTTCCCGGATGGATTGAATTTATTGTTCAAAACAAAAAGGAAAAGTTACCACTTCAAAACGCTGAAATTACCAAAGAAAAGAATGCGAATTCAATTGTTGTTTCTTTTAATAATACAAAAGAACCTGTATTTGAAATGGTGGTTCGCATTTCTCTTAATGAAAATTATCTGGATATTGAGATTGAAAAATTAAATACTTCTTATCCTTTAAACAGTATTGAATATCCTGCACACATTTTATCGGTTGAATCCGGAAATGAAGAAGGATACATTGTTGCACCACATTTACAGGGCATTCTGATCCCAAGTCGTTATGATGCAGGTTTTATGCGGTATGGTCAGAATATCTGGAACACAATTGCAGATATTGAACAATGGTGGACATTCGAATCGGGTAACTTGAATATGCCCTGGTTTGGCGCTTCAAAAGAGAAATCTTCAGTTATGGTATACGTGCAAACTTCTTCTGATTGTATGTTGCACCTAATAGGAAACAAACTAATAAGGGAAAATGGCCAGGCAACAATTGACAGAGAGGGGAAAACACCGGGAATTCGTATGTCTTCTCAATCTCCGGTTTGGCTGGCGAGCAAACAGCAGTTTTCATATCCGCGAAAAATGCGCATTGAATTGGTTGATAACGGATATGTAGGCATGGCAAAACGATACAAGCAGTATGCAAAAGAATCAGGTCGTTTTGTGACGTTGAAGGAGAAAATTCAGAAAAATCTGGAATATGAAAAAATTATAGGTGCACCCGACATTAAAGTGTATTGTTATACTAACCGCCTAAATAATCCGAAACTGAAAGCATGGAGTGAACCGGTTTTAAATGGATATGAGAAAGTAAATACCACCTTTGCTCAGGTTGCCGAAATGTCGAATGACCTAAAAAGACTGGGAATTGAAAAATGTATGTTTTTGCTTGGTGGCTGGAACAGGATGGGTTATGACAGGGAACACGTTGACATGTGGCCCCCTGCTGAAAAAGCCGGTGGAACTGAAGGATTGAAAAGCGCTGCGGAAACGGTAACCGGCAACGGATATTTGTTTGCATTACACGATAATTACGACGATTTCTATCCGGATGCTCCCACCTTCGATGAAAGATATATATTGAGAGATGCAGATGGCAGCATGCATCAGGGTGGAATTTGGGATGGTGGTAAATGCTATATTACCTGTTCCTCGCAAAGAGAAGAATTACTCAACAGGAACATGGACTTGGTGCAAAAGGATATCCCATTAAATGCTTATTATTTTGATGTAATTACCAACACATCTCACTACGAATGTTTTGATGACAGGCACCCAATGACACGTTCCGAAGATTTAAAATACAGACTGAAATTATTACAAAACATAACAGACCGTGGTTTACTGATTGGCGGTGAAAGAGGCACAGATTGGGCTATTTCTTCCTTGGCATTTTGTGAAGGGTTGAGCGGGGGAGGAACTGGTTATCATTACGGAGTAGCTTATCGCACAGGTTTAACCATCCCGCTTTTTTATTTGGTTTATCACGAATGCGTGGTCGGTTACTGGCAACATGGAACCCCGTGCGGAAGAGAAGATCATGCAAATCATGTTCTCCTTGATTTGCTTTGCGCAGAACCTTCAAGCTGGTCGATTGAATACGCCCAATGGAATGATTTAAAACCGTTGATCAAAGATACCTATGCTTTATTGAGCCCACTGCACCAAAATACGGCTCACTCAGCAATGATAAACCACGAAGTACTTTCTGATGATTTTATGGTACAGAAATCAGAATTTGAAAATGGAACAAAAGTTTGGGTGAATTACGGGATTACCACTTTTAAAACGGATCAATTTGAAATTCTGCCAAAAGGATTTCGAATTGAAGTTAAAAATCAACCTGTAGTAAAAGGGGCATTTTATAGAAATTACACCTTACATCAATAA
- a CDS encoding endo-1,4-beta-xylanase, producing the protein MKRNHDSIFYADSNPNKTMRHALKLKLAILLILFNCINLYSQIDDHHIVVEANRIDSVDFEKCLALWNAPSLEQRIQSGIEQNRKGDAIIKVVDKQGSTVDDVEISVEQLSHDFIFGSKFFYQNAFGEESKDQRYEELFKDIFNSASIPIYWHIVEPEQGIFNYAEVKKYAGYKVPIDAMVKFCEDNEMVMKGHPIVWERSQARWAPEDKEALESLYRRRFEELSNRYREQIKYWDVVNEPLNRPINKVLPENCTVWSMKMADRYFNPDNKLGVNATTRNSWLNFYYEDSPYYLLIKNLVLQGIKIDYIGMQFHLWYGADFINGLYDGNKMTPEHLFRVLDQYADFNLPIHISEITLPVLSNEKAEEWQAILGANYFRLLFSHPNVECLTWWNLTDEFARDGKNFKGALTGDDLRLKPLYYSIRKLIKDEWHTSFSNIQFSQGGYGFRGFYGKYQVKLIIDGKTIVETIHLSKTGKNEFKITI; encoded by the coding sequence ATGAAACGAAACCACGATTCTATTTTTTATGCCGATAGTAATCCCAACAAAACAATGCGACATGCACTAAAGCTAAAGCTGGCGATTCTTCTGATTCTTTTTAACTGTATAAATCTTTATTCACAGATTGATGACCATCATATCGTAGTAGAGGCAAACCGCATTGATAGTGTTGACTTCGAGAAATGTCTTGCATTGTGGAACGCACCTTCTCTTGAACAGAGGATTCAATCGGGAATTGAGCAAAACAGGAAAGGAGATGCGATTATAAAAGTTGTTGACAAACAAGGATCAACGGTAGATGATGTCGAAATCTCTGTGGAACAGCTTTCACATGATTTTATTTTTGGATCTAAGTTTTTCTACCAGAATGCGTTTGGCGAAGAATCGAAGGATCAGAGGTATGAAGAATTGTTTAAGGATATATTTAACTCAGCCTCGATTCCGATTTATTGGCACATTGTAGAACCCGAACAGGGTATATTCAATTATGCTGAAGTTAAAAAATACGCAGGATATAAGGTGCCGATTGATGCTATGGTAAAATTCTGTGAGGATAATGAAATGGTCATGAAAGGACATCCAATTGTATGGGAACGCTCTCAGGCCAGATGGGCACCTGAAGATAAAGAAGCTTTGGAAAGCCTTTACCGAAGAAGGTTTGAAGAGTTGTCCAATCGTTATCGGGAACAAATAAAGTATTGGGACGTTGTCAATGAACCTCTCAATCGTCCCATCAACAAAGTGCTTCCTGAAAATTGTACCGTTTGGTCGATGAAAATGGCCGACAGGTATTTTAATCCGGATAATAAACTTGGAGTTAATGCAACTACGCGAAATAGCTGGTTGAATTTTTATTATGAAGATAGTCCCTATTACCTCCTCATCAAAAATCTGGTTTTACAGGGCATCAAAATAGATTACATCGGAATGCAATTTCACCTTTGGTATGGAGCTGATTTTATTAACGGATTGTATGATGGAAATAAAATGACGCCCGAACATCTGTTCCGGGTTCTGGACCAATACGCAGATTTTAACTTGCCCATTCATATTTCAGAAATAACCTTACCTGTGTTATCAAATGAAAAAGCCGAAGAGTGGCAAGCAATTTTAGGCGCCAATTATTTTCGGCTATTGTTTAGCCATCCAAATGTAGAATGCTTAACCTGGTGGAACTTAACCGACGAATTTGCTCGCGACGGGAAAAATTTCAAAGGAGCTTTGACGGGTGATGATCTTCGACTAAAACCACTGTATTATTCCATAAGAAAGCTAATAAAAGATGAGTGGCATACCTCATTCAGCAATATTCAATTCTCTCAGGGAGGCTATGGATTCAGGGGATTTTATGGAAAATATCAAGTAAAATTAATAATTGACGGAAAGACAATTGTTGAAACAATTCATTTATCAAAAACAGGGAAAAATGAATTTAAAATTACCATTTAG
- a CDS encoding sulfatase — MNLKLPFSIMQIHIGTAFKYFLPMFFLLFNACINNTNEKVPNILFIAVDDLRPELGIYGNDYVITPHIDQLAKRGAIFDRAYCSVSWCAPSRTALMTGMRPQSTGVMDLSTHFRSKIPDAVTMPQFFKQKGYTSLGFGKLYHNDIKMQDDQSWSQPCWIPEGTPILAYASEENKQIAEGSTYHKATVTEAANVPDNAYPDGQITNNVINALHELKSAKKPFFLGVGYYKPHLPFTAPKKYWDLYNREDIPLSAVTELPENASPYIFRSWSETGSYTDITQPEPYSDTLSLRLKHGYFACVSYIDAQIGRLLDELKTLDLDDNTIVVIWGDHGWKLGEYGRWSKHSNMEIDTRVPLIVYVPGKEPRAISGIVETIDIYPTLVEMAGFNVSEELEGENLFYKKRDFALSAIPRDSVTGYSVRTNEFRYTEWRMNSEPQVVISSELYNHRENDQELENIVAKPQYSKQLESLKQILK, encoded by the coding sequence ATGAATTTAAAATTACCATTTAGTATAATGCAAATTCATATCGGGACTGCCTTTAAATACTTTCTCCCGATGTTCTTTTTATTGTTTAACGCTTGTATTAATAATACAAACGAAAAAGTTCCGAACATACTTTTTATTGCAGTAGACGACCTCAGGCCCGAACTTGGAATCTACGGCAATGATTATGTCATTACCCCCCACATCGATCAACTGGCAAAGCGTGGAGCAATTTTCGACAGAGCTTATTGTTCTGTATCCTGGTGTGCACCTTCACGAACCGCGTTGATGACCGGTATGAGACCCCAATCCACTGGCGTTATGGATCTATCGACTCATTTTAGGTCGAAGATTCCGGATGCAGTTACAATGCCTCAATTCTTTAAACAAAAAGGTTACACAAGCCTTGGCTTTGGAAAGTTGTATCATAACGATATAAAAATGCAGGATGATCAATCCTGGAGTCAACCTTGCTGGATTCCGGAAGGTACTCCGATTCTGGCATATGCCTCGGAAGAGAATAAACAAATTGCCGAAGGTTCAACGTATCACAAAGCGACTGTAACAGAGGCGGCTAATGTTCCTGATAATGCCTATCCCGATGGACAAATAACGAATAATGTCATAAATGCACTTCATGAATTGAAATCAGCTAAAAAACCATTTTTTCTTGGTGTTGGTTATTATAAACCGCATTTGCCATTTACAGCTCCAAAAAAATACTGGGATTTATACAACAGGGAAGATATTCCTCTAAGTGCTGTAACGGAGCTTCCTGAAAATGCCTCTCCATATATTTTCAGATCCTGGTCAGAAACAGGGAGTTATACCGATATTACACAGCCAGAACCCTATTCAGATACATTATCACTGCGTTTAAAACACGGATACTTTGCCTGTGTAAGTTACATCGATGCTCAAATCGGGAGACTTCTGGATGAACTAAAAACATTGGATCTCGACGATAATACTATTGTAGTAATTTGGGGTGACCACGGCTGGAAATTGGGTGAATACGGTCGTTGGAGCAAACATTCAAATATGGAAATTGATACCCGGGTGCCGCTCATTGTTTATGTTCCCGGAAAAGAACCACGGGCGATTTCCGGTATTGTGGAAACCATCGATATTTATCCAACACTTGTGGAAATGGCTGGTTTTAACGTATCGGAAGAACTGGAAGGAGAAAATCTTTTCTACAAAAAAAGAGATTTTGCACTTTCTGCAATTCCCCGCGATTCGGTAACAGGGTATTCTGTTCGAACAAATGAATTCAGATATACGGAGTGGAGAATGAATAGTGAACCGCAAGTCGTCATTTCTTCAGAATTATATAATCATCGTGAAAATGATCAGGAACTGGAAAATATTGTGGCTAAACCCCAATATTCAAAACAACTGGAATCTCTAAAGCAAATATTAAAATGA
- a CDS encoding right-handed parallel beta-helix repeat-containing protein: MNHLKYTFVLLLVILVFQGYSTNYYLSTILGSDKFSGTSPDTPWASIGKLNEQNLVSGDSIFFFSGESFEGTLYIDDQGSRNNPIHITKYGEGKNPILNGNGAEAVIHLTNPANITIENLEITNWLGIYGIHFIAENAGEMENLTLQNLNIHDVGSAMFEITEPSKTKGAISGRVYKGTEPSWWNGLTIQNVYIHNVGSCGITFGNEVNLYKLEKTDTYYKTHKNVLIQECRIDSIVRDGIWIRQCEGAIIQNCEVSRTGMNAISNGIWFWDCLDCVMQYNEGWECMSPRGNDGAPFSIDNHCWNCVMQYNYSHDNEGPGYMIFGRMGDNGGNIVRHNLSYNDNVTRTYRTGTACITACSEVKKALVENNIVIAGPETHNILGHRNWEGYPHSVNYKNNLFVGNGKAVIAQNEAILKAGTFENNFFINVPNLPQGLNNKTDYKNYLQQFEIVDKIIKDSGIR, encoded by the coding sequence ATGAATCATTTAAAATACACTTTTGTTCTGCTGCTTGTAATCCTCGTTTTTCAGGGGTATTCAACAAATTACTACCTGAGTACTATCTTAGGCTCTGATAAGTTTTCAGGTACATCGCCGGATACGCCATGGGCATCCATTGGAAAATTAAATGAACAGAATTTAGTATCGGGAGATAGTATCTTCTTTTTTTCCGGCGAGTCTTTTGAAGGGACTTTGTATATTGATGATCAGGGCAGTCGCAATAATCCAATTCATATAACGAAATATGGAGAGGGGAAAAATCCTATACTTAATGGCAATGGTGCAGAAGCTGTGATTCATTTAACGAATCCTGCAAATATTACGATTGAAAATCTTGAAATCACCAACTGGTTAGGGATATACGGAATACATTTTATTGCTGAAAATGCAGGTGAGATGGAAAACTTGACCCTACAAAATTTGAATATCCATGATGTTGGTTCGGCAATGTTTGAAATTACAGAACCCAGCAAAACTAAAGGGGCTATTAGTGGTCGTGTTTACAAGGGAACAGAACCCAGTTGGTGGAATGGTCTCACTATTCAAAATGTATACATTCATAATGTGGGCTCGTGTGGAATCACTTTTGGAAATGAAGTTAATTTATACAAGCTTGAAAAAACGGATACTTATTATAAAACGCATAAAAATGTATTGATCCAGGAATGTCGCATCGATAGTATTGTCAGAGATGGGATTTGGATCAGGCAATGCGAAGGAGCAATCATACAAAATTGTGAAGTTTCACGTACCGGAATGAATGCCATTTCAAACGGAATTTGGTTTTGGGATTGTCTGGATTGCGTTATGCAATATAACGAAGGGTGGGAATGTATGTCGCCTCGTGGTAACGACGGCGCACCTTTTTCAATTGACAACCATTGTTGGAATTGCGTTATGCAATACAATTATAGTCACGATAACGAAGGACCCGGTTATATGATTTTTGGAAGAATGGGGGATAATGGTGGAAATATAGTACGACATAATTTAAGCTATAACGACAATGTAACCCGAACCTACAGAACTGGTACAGCGTGTATTACTGCTTGCAGTGAAGTTAAAAAGGCACTCGTTGAAAATAACATTGTGATAGCCGGGCCTGAAACACACAACATCTTAGGTCATCGTAATTGGGAAGGTTATCCACATTCAGTAAACTATAAAAACAACTTGTTTGTGGGAAATGGGAAAGCGGTAATAGCTCAAAATGAAGCTATACTAAAAGCAGGAACGTTTGAAAATAATTTTTTTATCAATGTGCCCAATTTACCACAAGGGTTAAATAACAAAACGGATTATAAAAATTATCTGCAACAATTTGAGATTGTAGATAAGATTATAAAAGATTCAGGAATTCGTTAA
- a CDS encoding sulfatase produces MKRSIYIVLVAGLVWLLSSCSSSKTERPNILFILSDDHSVNAIGCYNNRLSDEVRTPNIDHLAAEGMLFSQTFCTNSICSPSRATILTGKYSHKNGVYCLNQDFDNSQMTSASVLHDAGYQTAVYGKWHLKSRPSGFDDYSVLDEQGRYWNPRYFEPENDSMVQYDGWVDDVTAEMTMNFIKSRKKDKPFFVMCHFKSVHDPWDTRQPYDTCYQDQFIPEPDNLCDTYKNRGEASKRTTLKLEMLDQRTFRHEVLNTDDTCEQRKFVYQQYIKAFLRGANVLDENVGKVVRFLKEQGLDENTIVIYSSDQGHFLGEHGFFSKRFMYDESMQMPLIIKWPGKIKPGSINSDLVANIDFAPTIIDIAGLSIPKEMQGESLRPLLEGCTPENWRDAIYYRYWQHLLHRDVAAHYGIRTDSFKLIYYYGENKGLTDFPPTPPEWELFDLTNDPNEMNNVYSDPEYANSVNTLKTKMDELKEYYQDWD; encoded by the coding sequence ATGAAACGAAGTATATATATTGTTCTTGTCGCAGGACTTGTTTGGCTTTTAAGTAGTTGTTCTTCCTCTAAAACGGAACGACCAAACATCCTTTTTATCCTTTCGGACGACCATTCAGTAAATGCAATTGGTTGTTACAATAATAGACTATCGGACGAAGTTCGTACTCCAAATATCGATCATTTAGCTGCAGAAGGGATGTTGTTTTCTCAAACTTTTTGCACCAATTCCATCTGTTCTCCCAGTAGGGCAACCATATTAACCGGGAAGTACAGTCACAAAAACGGTGTTTATTGTCTGAACCAGGATTTTGATAACAGCCAGATGACTTCTGCTTCTGTTTTACACGATGCCGGTTACCAGACGGCAGTATACGGGAAATGGCATTTGAAATCAAGGCCTTCAGGATTTGATGATTACAGTGTACTCGACGAACAGGGCCGATATTGGAATCCAAGGTATTTTGAGCCGGAAAATGATTCCATGGTTCAATATGATGGCTGGGTGGATGATGTTACCGCCGAAATGACAATGAATTTTATTAAAAGTAGAAAAAAAGACAAACCATTTTTTGTGATGTGTCATTTTAAATCGGTACACGACCCCTGGGATACCAGACAACCTTACGATACCTGTTATCAAGACCAGTTTATTCCTGAACCTGATAATTTGTGTGATACCTATAAAAACCGCGGAGAAGCATCAAAACGAACAACACTTAAACTCGAAATGCTCGACCAACGAACTTTCCGGCACGAGGTATTAAATACAGATGATACCTGTGAGCAACGAAAGTTTGTTTACCAACAATATATCAAAGCTTTTCTTCGTGGCGCAAATGTTTTGGATGAAAATGTGGGGAAAGTAGTTCGTTTTTTGAAAGAACAGGGATTGGATGAAAATACCATTGTCATTTATTCTTCCGATCAAGGACATTTTTTGGGCGAACACGGTTTCTTCAGCAAACGATTTATGTATGACGAATCAATGCAAATGCCCTTGATTATAAAATGGCCCGGAAAAATAAAACCCGGATCCATAAATTCTGATTTGGTGGCTAACATTGATTTTGCACCAACTATTATTGATATCGCCGGACTTTCAATTCCTAAAGAGATGCAAGGAGAAAGTTTACGACCACTTTTGGAGGGCTGTACTCCTGAAAATTGGCGGGATGCCATCTATTACAGATATTGGCAACACCTGCTTCATCGCGATGTTGCAGCTCATTATGGAATACGGACGGATAGCTTTAAACTTATTTATTATTACGGAGAGAACAAGGGATTAACGGATTTTCCTCCAACTCCGCCTGAATGGGAATTATTTGATCTGACCAATGATCCAAATGAAATGAATAACGTTTATTCTGATCCTGAATATGCCAATAGCGTCAATACGCTGAAAACAAAGATGGATGAACTAAAAGAATACTATCAGGATTGGGATTAA